The proteins below come from a single Cannabis sativa cultivar Pink pepper isolate KNU-18-1 chromosome 3, ASM2916894v1, whole genome shotgun sequence genomic window:
- the LOC115710362 gene encoding F-box/kelch-repeat protein At3g06240-like — translation MEISLNLSEGILPSEIIKDILLRLDPKSLIRFKCVSKSWLSLINNPIFMYTNQKRQPPRTFMGHNHLGDSGPFSIRSYENFDQFSSQVYKFHVKAKEISLVGIDNGVICLREPFNDNDNCFYLWNPAIQKYKKLPPYPCDLSIDRMYGFGYEPLTNDFKMVGVTSSEELIVYSTKRNSWKIMVLSNLISDDMGFSNKVSVVVNGSIHWSFCLVNTELIGQNCVYVTNTVVAFDLSREEFKLIKYPSSLKDNEFCIYGISNLSGCLCMVTSQLLENLSPSSCIEIWVMKEYGVFDSWNKYLYVDLINQPLYRQLSVSHNGNLLLLESNNKNILDRNCLFTLSIYDAKASKMVQLQHIGLQKPQGSYLGTYAESIFLS, via the coding sequence ATGGAGATCTCTTTGAATTTGAGCGAAGGCATATTACCAAGTGAGATAATAAAAGATATACTCTTAAGATTAGATCCAAAATCTTTGATACGATTCAAATGCGTGAGCAAATCTTGGTTGTCCCTAATAAACAACCCAATTTTCATGTATACCAACCAGAAACGACAGCCACCTCGTACTTTCATGGGACACAATCATCTTGGAGATTCAGGCCCATTCTCAATTCGTAGCTATGAAAACTTTGATCAGTTTTCTTCTCAGGTATACAAATTTCATGTAAAGGCTAAGGAAATATCCTTGGTGGGTATTGACAATGGTGTGATTTGCTTACGAGAACCAtttaatgataatgataattGTTTTTACCTTTGGAACCCAGCAATCCAAAAGTATAAGAAACTCCCTCCATATCCATGTGATTTATCTATAGATAGAATGTATGGATTTGGGTACGAACCATTAACCAATGATTTCAAAATGGTGGGTGTAACCAGTAGTGAAGAATTAATTGTTTATAGTACGAAAAGAAATTCATGGAAAATTATGGTGTTGTCTAATTTAATTTCTGATGATATGGGGTTTAGTAATAAGGTTTCTGTTGTTGTTAATGGCTCCATCCATTGGTCATTCTGTCTTGTGAATACTGAACTTATTGGACAAAATTGTGTATATGTAACTAATACAGTAGTTGCTTTTGATCTTAGTAGGGAGGAGTTTAAGCTCATTAAATACCCTTCATCTCTAAAAGATAATGAATTTTGCATTTATGGTATTTCAAACTTGAGTGGTTGCCTATGTATGGTGACTTCACAATTATTAGAAAATTTATCACCATCATCATGTATTGAGATATGGGTTATGAAGGAATATGGTGTATTTGATTCTTGGAACAAATATCTTTATGTGGACTTGATTAACCAACCTCTCTACCGACAATTAAGTGTATCACATAATGGTAATCTCTTATTACTTGAatcaaataacaaaaatattttggaTAGAAACTGCCTATTTACTCTGTCCATTTATGATGCCAAGGCGAGTAAGATGGTCCAACTCCAACATATTGGTCTACAAAAGCCGCAGGGTTCCTACCTTGGTACTTATGCAGAGAGTATCTTTCTCAGTTGA